The following proteins are co-located in the Nocardioides piscis genome:
- a CDS encoding MCE family protein: MARSDRQVLRLGTITMVGLLVVMAAAFNLQRFPGFKGQEFHAELIDASGLRVGSSVQVAGVKVGRVNDLRIKKDRIVVDFEVDDAVLGEETTAAVEVQNLLGEKFLNVASKGTGRMPEGSTIPLERTEVTFDIVGTLGQLTTTTERTQKQTLSKALNTLATTIDAAAPEVEGSFRGISRLSRTIASRDQEIGELLTSSARVTSLLDERKGDLVSIMRSSNLVFAEIRRRKQAIHDLLLNVRQLAEDLEGTVADNREQLKPTLDLIDDVLGHLEQREAKLKELLNNYGPYVNILGNIVGTGPWFDAYVPNITGVFSGEFVPGPREGS; the protein is encoded by the coding sequence ATGGCCCGTTCCGATCGCCAGGTCCTGCGCCTGGGGACCATCACCATGGTGGGGTTGCTCGTGGTGATGGCCGCCGCCTTCAACCTGCAGCGCTTTCCTGGCTTCAAGGGCCAGGAGTTCCACGCCGAGCTCATCGACGCCAGTGGGTTGCGGGTGGGCAGCTCGGTTCAGGTGGCCGGCGTCAAGGTCGGCCGGGTCAACGACCTGCGGATCAAGAAGGACCGCATCGTGGTGGACTTCGAGGTCGACGACGCCGTGCTCGGTGAGGAGACCACGGCCGCGGTGGAGGTGCAGAACCTCCTGGGCGAGAAGTTCCTCAACGTCGCCTCCAAGGGGACCGGGAGGATGCCGGAGGGCAGCACCATCCCCCTGGAGCGAACCGAGGTGACCTTTGACATCGTCGGCACCCTCGGTCAGCTCACCACGACCACCGAGCGCACCCAGAAGCAGACCCTGTCGAAGGCCCTCAACACGCTGGCCACGACCATCGACGCTGCGGCCCCCGAGGTCGAGGGGAGCTTCCGTGGCATCTCGCGGCTCTCCCGCACCATCGCCTCGCGCGACCAGGAGATCGGTGAGCTGCTGACCAGCTCGGCCAGGGTCACCTCGCTGCTCGACGAGCGCAAGGGCGACCTGGTCTCCATCATGCGGAGCTCAAACCTGGTGTTCGCCGAGATCCGTCGCCGCAAGCAGGCGATCCACGACCTCCTCCTCAACGTGCGGCAGCTGGCCGAGGACCTCGAGGGGACCGTCGCGGACAACCGGGAGCAGCTCAAGCCCACCCTCGACCTGATCGACGACGTCCTGGGCCACCTCGAGCAGCGCGAGGCCAAGCTCAAGGAGCTGTTGAACAACTACGGTCCCTACGTCAACATCCTCGGCAACATCGTCGGCACCGGCCCGTGGTTCGACGCCTACGTCCCCAACATCACCGGCGTCTTCTCCGGCGAGTTCGTGCCTGGTCCGCGAGAGGGGTCGTGA
- a CDS encoding MCE family protein, whose protein sequence is MLSSVKLTIFTAVSLVMTLTLASIMGGFGLGDRVEYSAIFTNASEIVKGDDVRVAGVGVGEVEKVEIFNRTQAKVTFSVARDVPMTTDSRAGVRFLNLVGDRYLALQQGNTDAERLEPGATLPISQTTPALNLTALFNGFQPLFAALNPEDVNELSMNLVQVLQGEGGTVAGLLKQTAELTNSLADRDQLIGEVIVNLTTLMRTVDDHHQQLGQLITSLKDWTGNLARDRTAIGRSLTSISALSVTLSDLLDESRPLLKRDVAELRRLFGVLARPENKALLSETLDTLPTMLARQTRIGVYGSWYNYYLCQFTGGIVLPKQLTDVLPQATVDRIARFVIHSKTSRCKP, encoded by the coding sequence ATGCTCTCCAGCGTCAAGCTGACGATCTTCACCGCCGTGTCGCTCGTGATGACGCTGACGCTCGCCTCGATCATGGGCGGCTTCGGCCTCGGTGACCGGGTGGAGTACTCCGCGATCTTCACCAACGCCAGCGAGATCGTGAAGGGAGACGACGTGCGCGTCGCGGGGGTGGGTGTCGGTGAGGTCGAGAAGGTCGAGATCTTCAACCGCACCCAGGCCAAGGTGACGTTCTCGGTCGCGCGAGACGTCCCGATGACCACCGACTCGCGCGCGGGCGTGCGCTTCCTCAACCTCGTCGGTGATCGCTACCTCGCCCTCCAGCAGGGGAACACCGACGCCGAGCGGCTGGAGCCAGGAGCGACGCTGCCGATCTCCCAGACCACGCCGGCGCTCAACCTGACCGCACTGTTCAACGGCTTCCAGCCGTTGTTCGCAGCCCTCAACCCCGAGGACGTCAACGAGCTGTCGATGAACCTCGTCCAGGTGCTCCAGGGCGAGGGCGGGACGGTGGCCGGGCTGCTGAAGCAGACGGCCGAGCTGACCAACTCGCTCGCCGATCGTGACCAGCTCATCGGTGAGGTCATCGTCAACCTGACCACGCTGATGCGCACCGTCGACGACCACCACCAGCAGCTCGGCCAGCTGATCACGAGCCTGAAGGACTGGACGGGCAACCTCGCGCGCGACCGCACTGCCATCGGCCGGTCCCTGACGAGCATCTCCGCCCTGTCGGTGACCCTCTCCGACCTGCTGGACGAGAGCCGCCCGCTGCTCAAGCGCGACGTGGCCGAGCTCCGGCGGCTGTTCGGGGTCCTGGCCCGTCCTGAGAACAAGGCGCTGCTCAGCGAGACGCTGGACACGCTGCCGACCATGCTCGCGCGCCAGACCCGGATCGGGGTCTATGGCTCCTGGTACAACTACTACCTCTGCCAGTTCACCGGTGGCATCGTCTTGCCCAAGCAGCTCACCGACGTGCTCCCGCAGGCCACCGTGGACCGGATCGCGCGCTTCGTCATCCACTCCAAGACGTCGAGGTGCAAGCCCTGA
- a CDS encoding MCE family protein — translation MFVNIYHDTKGEHARLFVAGVAYLTAMALLIALSIAIYGKVFTDVTRVKVHADRAGLQLAKYGDVRVHGALVGDVREIENDGDKAVITLALEPEAARTIPRDITVEILPTTLFGQKYVQLIPPEGGVTSAGVLRDGDVIPADRVRTNVEIQTILADLFPLLRAVRPADLNATLYALAHALTGQGEKLGQTMEDLDAYLREMNQHLPQLKRDMVALATVAKTYELAAPDLIRLLRNATVSARTLVQKKAEFGQLINALTGVAVSTRNVLSENEQALIEQGRYGVPLLRLLDTYSPQLNCMLTGIDAQRPDTRAVFADSIIRQTLEFGAPQRKAYTAADRPVYGEVGHGPWCLGLPHDFQKPAPTCHCGTVRTTTNEGVVCDGSRPQPHVHALQRQADDLHRRVARDDADARLDHGRLRPR, via the coding sequence ATGTTCGTGAACATCTACCACGACACCAAGGGGGAGCACGCGCGCCTGTTCGTCGCCGGAGTCGCCTACCTCACCGCGATGGCGCTGCTCATCGCGCTCTCGATCGCGATCTACGGCAAGGTCTTCACCGACGTCACCCGAGTCAAGGTCCATGCCGACCGGGCAGGTCTCCAGCTGGCCAAGTATGGCGACGTGCGCGTCCACGGAGCGCTGGTCGGAGACGTCCGTGAGATCGAGAACGACGGGGACAAGGCGGTCATCACCCTGGCCCTGGAGCCGGAGGCCGCCAGGACGATCCCGCGTGACATCACCGTGGAGATCCTCCCGACCACGCTGTTCGGCCAGAAGTACGTCCAGCTGATCCCGCCCGAGGGCGGCGTCACCAGTGCGGGTGTGCTGCGCGACGGCGACGTCATTCCCGCGGACCGGGTGCGCACCAACGTCGAGATCCAGACGATCCTGGCCGACCTCTTCCCGCTGCTGCGCGCCGTCCGCCCGGCCGACCTCAATGCCACCCTCTATGCCCTGGCGCACGCCCTGACAGGGCAGGGCGAGAAGCTCGGCCAGACCATGGAGGACCTCGACGCCTACCTGCGCGAGATGAACCAGCACCTGCCGCAGCTCAAGCGCGACATGGTGGCACTGGCCACCGTCGCCAAGACCTACGAGCTCGCGGCACCCGACCTGATCCGACTGCTGCGCAACGCGACCGTCAGCGCGCGGACCCTGGTCCAGAAGAAGGCCGAGTTCGGTCAGCTCATCAACGCCCTGACCGGTGTGGCGGTCTCGACCCGCAACGTGCTGTCCGAGAACGAGCAGGCGCTGATCGAGCAGGGCAGGTACGGCGTCCCGCTCCTGCGTCTCCTCGACACCTATTCTCCCCAGCTGAACTGCATGCTGACCGGCATCGACGCTCAGCGGCCCGACACGCGCGCAGTGTTCGCGGACAGCATCATCCGCCAGACGCTCGAGTTCGGAGCACCCCAGCGCAAGGCCTACACGGCAGCCGACCGCCCGGTCTACGGCGAGGTGGGACACGGCCCCTGGTGCCTCGGCCTGCCCCACGACTTCCAGAAGCCCGCCCCTACCTGCCACTGCGGGACGGTTCGGACCACGACGAACGAGGGGGTGGTCTGTGATGGCAGCCGACCGCAACCTCACGTTCATGCTCTCCAGCGTCAAGCTGACGATCTTCACCGCCGTGTCGCTCGTGATGACGCTGACGCTCGCCTCGATCATGGGCGGCTTCGGCCTCGGTGA
- a CDS encoding ABC transporter permease, with product MARFGTSVVQGQRLRIEEYGDQLLFYAKAMAAVPRALRNYRREIWTILADVAFGSGGLSLIAGSAGVIAFLAFFAGTEVGIQGYASLSQIGVAKFTAFISAYFNTREVAPLVSSIALAATVGCGYTARLGAMRISEEIDALEVMGIPSLPFLVTTRIIAAFIAVIPLYLVALLSSYLSPRLITTMIYGQSTGTYDHYFIQFLPPIDMFWSFGKLIILAVMIILIHCYYGYTASGGPAGVGQAVGRAIRTSIVTVVVADFFLSFAIWGSTTTVRITG from the coding sequence GTGGCACGCTTCGGGACCAGCGTGGTCCAGGGTCAGCGCCTGCGGATCGAGGAGTACGGCGACCAGCTGCTCTTCTACGCCAAGGCGATGGCCGCGGTGCCGCGCGCACTGCGCAACTACCGGCGCGAGATCTGGACGATCCTGGCGGACGTGGCGTTCGGTTCGGGTGGCCTGTCCCTGATCGCCGGCAGCGCCGGCGTCATCGCCTTCCTGGCGTTCTTCGCGGGCACCGAGGTCGGCATCCAGGGATATGCGTCGCTGAGCCAGATCGGTGTCGCGAAGTTCACCGCGTTCATCTCCGCCTACTTCAACACCCGGGAGGTGGCGCCCCTGGTCTCCTCGATCGCGCTGGCGGCCACCGTCGGCTGTGGCTACACCGCCCGGCTGGGAGCGATGCGCATCTCGGAGGAGATCGACGCGCTCGAGGTGATGGGCATCCCGAGCCTGCCGTTCCTGGTGACCACGCGCATCATCGCAGCGTTCATCGCGGTGATCCCGCTCTACCTGGTGGCGTTGTTGTCGTCATACCTCTCGCCGCGGCTGATCACGACCATGATCTATGGCCAGTCGACCGGCACCTACGACCACTACTTCATCCAGTTCCTGCCGCCCATCGACATGTTCTGGTCGTTCGGCAAGCTGATCATCCTGGCGGTGATGATCATCCTGATCCACTGCTACTACGGCTACACCGCCTCCGGCGGGCCGGCCGGGGTCGGCCAGGCGGTCGGACGGGCGATCCGGACCTCGATCGTGACGGTCGTGGTCGCCGACTTCTTCCTCAGCTTCGCCATCTGGGGCTCGACGACGACCGTGCGGATCACGGGGTGA
- a CDS encoding MlaE family ABC transporter permease — MGYSAAMLIRGPGELAGMVVDVTTRTFTTKFQLREFIEQAWFITSVTLMPTILVSIPFGAVISLQVGNLTSQLGAQSFAGATAVLATVREAAPIAAALIIAGAAGSAICSDLGARTIREEIDAMEVLGVDPIARLVVPRALATVFVSVMIIGIVIVAGIGGGYVFTVLISGGSAGAFLSSFTALASILDLYVAVVKAAMFGFLAAIVGAYKGLNAGGGPSGVGRAVNETVIVAFMLLFFLNAVITAIYFQLVPQAGV, encoded by the coding sequence ATGGGTTATTCAGCCGCCATGCTCATCCGTGGCCCCGGTGAGCTCGCTGGCATGGTCGTCGACGTCACCACCCGCACCTTCACGACCAAGTTCCAGCTGCGCGAGTTCATCGAGCAGGCGTGGTTCATCACGAGCGTGACGCTGATGCCGACGATCCTCGTCTCCATCCCCTTCGGTGCCGTCATCTCGCTCCAGGTCGGCAACCTCACCAGCCAGCTGGGCGCGCAGTCCTTCGCCGGCGCCACAGCCGTGCTGGCCACCGTGCGGGAGGCGGCGCCCATCGCGGCTGCCCTGATCATCGCCGGCGCTGCCGGCTCGGCCATCTGCTCCGACCTCGGGGCCCGGACGATCCGCGAGGAGATCGACGCCATGGAGGTCCTCGGCGTCGACCCGATCGCACGCCTGGTCGTCCCGCGCGCCCTGGCCACCGTCTTCGTCTCCGTGATGATCATCGGGATCGTCATCGTCGCCGGCATCGGCGGCGGCTACGTCTTCACCGTGCTCATCTCGGGCGGCTCCGCCGGCGCGTTCCTGTCCAGCTTCACCGCGCTCGCCTCGATCCTCGACCTCTACGTCGCGGTCGTGAAGGCAGCCATGTTCGGGTTCCTCGCTGCCATCGTCGGGGCCTACAAGGGGCTCAACGCCGGCGGCGGCCCGAGCGGGGTGGGCCGCGCGGTCAACGAGACCGTCATCGTGGCCTTCATGCTGCTGTTCTTCCTCAACGCGGTCATCACGGCGATCTACTTCCAGCTCGTCCCGCAGGCGGGTGTCTGA
- a CDS encoding hemerythrin domain-containing protein, which translates to MTTAIDLGHLLPGDVIDLILADHVRFETLLRQLRDNTSDRDAVRRAFSELHVAHATAEEELVYPKLRRKGAISAHEAEHGEEEHAEGNQALLAVLELKGTDTQAFDDAVDKLSEAINHHLAEEELTILNPAREDVGPQVRAELGALFARRRNELIAQGCGSLSQVRAIVAQAEREGLLDDEDGDNEEE; encoded by the coding sequence ATGACAACCGCCATTGACCTCGGACACCTCCTGCCCGGCGACGTGATCGACCTGATCCTCGCCGACCACGTGCGCTTCGAGACCCTGCTCCGCCAGCTCCGCGACAACACCTCCGACCGGGACGCGGTCCGCAGGGCGTTCTCCGAGCTCCACGTCGCGCACGCCACGGCGGAGGAGGAGCTGGTCTATCCCAAGCTCCGACGCAAGGGGGCCATCAGCGCCCATGAGGCCGAGCACGGTGAGGAGGAGCACGCCGAGGGCAACCAGGCCCTGCTGGCGGTGCTCGAGCTCAAGGGGACCGACACCCAGGCCTTCGACGACGCAGTCGACAAGCTCTCCGAGGCCATCAACCACCACCTCGCGGAGGAGGAGCTGACCATCCTCAACCCCGCCCGTGAGGACGTCGGGCCCCAGGTCCGGGCTGAGCTGGGAGCGCTCTTCGCGCGCCGACGCAACGAGCTGATCGCCCAGGGCTGCGGCTCCCTGAGCCAGGTCCGGGCGATCGTGGCCCAGGCCGAGCGCGAGGGTCTGCTGGACGACGAGGACGGCGACAACGAGGAGGAGTGA
- the uvrB gene encoding excinuclease ABC subunit UvrB gives MRPVTDLKRRIAPFKVVSDYEPSGDQPAAIKEITKRLAGGEQDVVLLGATGTGKTATVAWVAEQAQRPLLVLQPNKTLAAQFANELRQLFPDNAIEYFVSYYDYYQPEAYVPQTDTYIEKDSSINEEVERLRHSATNSLLTRRDTIVVSTVSCIYGLGTPQEYVDRMLRLKVGQEHDRDAVLRRLVEIQYTRNDMTFTRGTFRVRGDTLEIFPVYEELAVRVEFFGDEVERLMTLHPITGEVISDDTELYVFPATHYVAGPERMERAIRGIELELEDQLATFERQGKLLEAQRLRMRTTYDIEMMRQVGSCSGIENYSMHMDGRSPGSAPNTLLDYFPEDFVLVIDESHVAVPQVGGMYEGDMSRKRNLVDHGFRLPSAMDNRPLKWEEFLTRIGQTIYLSATPGNYELDKVGGIDNTVQQIIRPTGLIDPEVIVKPTKGQIDDLIHEIRERADKGERVLVTTLTKKMSEDLTDYLLDAGIRTRYLHSEIDTLKRIELLRDLRLGEYDVLVGINLLREGLDLPEVSLVAILDADKEGFLRSDKSLIQTIGRAARNVSGQVHMYADKITPSMAAAIDETNRRRAIQVAYNTERGIDPQPLRKKIADITEMLAREDESTQELLQTWADVGQKGRAGGVKAGKSPTPALSRIHARNPDTAGIPSADLAELIQELTNQMKTAAAELQFEVAARIRDEVNDLKRELRQMMEATK, from the coding sequence ATGCGCCCAGTCACCGATCTCAAGCGCCGGATCGCCCCCTTCAAGGTTGTCTCCGACTACGAGCCGTCAGGTGACCAACCGGCGGCCATCAAGGAGATCACCAAGCGGCTCGCGGGCGGCGAGCAGGACGTCGTGCTGCTGGGAGCGACCGGCACGGGCAAGACCGCGACAGTGGCCTGGGTCGCAGAGCAGGCCCAGCGCCCGCTCCTGGTGCTCCAGCCCAACAAGACGCTGGCGGCACAGTTCGCCAACGAGCTGCGACAGCTCTTCCCCGACAACGCGATCGAATACTTCGTCTCCTACTACGACTACTACCAACCAGAGGCCTACGTCCCCCAGACCGACACCTACATCGAGAAGGACTCCTCGATCAACGAGGAGGTCGAGCGGCTGCGGCACAGCGCCACCAACAGCCTGCTGACCAGGCGCGACACGATCGTGGTCTCGACCGTCTCCTGCATCTACGGCCTGGGCACGCCGCAGGAATACGTCGACCGCATGCTGCGTCTCAAGGTCGGGCAGGAACACGATCGAGACGCCGTCCTGCGCAGGCTCGTCGAGATCCAGTACACGCGCAACGACATGACCTTCACCCGTGGCACCTTCCGGGTCCGTGGCGACACCCTGGAGATCTTCCCGGTCTACGAAGAGCTCGCCGTCCGCGTGGAGTTCTTCGGCGACGAGGTCGAACGGTTGATGACGCTCCACCCGATCACCGGCGAGGTGATCTCCGACGACACCGAGCTCTACGTCTTCCCCGCGACCCACTACGTCGCCGGACCCGAGCGCATGGAGCGGGCGATCAGGGGGATCGAGCTCGAGCTGGAGGACCAGCTGGCGACCTTCGAGCGGCAGGGAAAGCTGCTCGAGGCCCAGCGGCTGCGGATGCGCACCACCTATGACATCGAGATGATGCGCCAGGTCGGATCCTGCTCGGGGATCGAGAACTACTCCATGCACATGGACGGACGCAGCCCGGGCTCCGCGCCCAACACCCTGCTCGACTACTTCCCCGAGGACTTCGTGCTCGTCATCGACGAGTCCCACGTCGCGGTTCCGCAGGTGGGTGGAATGTACGAAGGCGACATGTCCCGCAAGCGCAACCTGGTCGATCACGGCTTCCGGCTGCCGAGCGCGATGGACAATCGTCCGTTGAAGTGGGAGGAGTTCCTGACCCGGATCGGTCAGACCATCTATCTCTCGGCGACTCCCGGCAACTACGAGCTCGACAAGGTCGGTGGCATCGACAACACGGTGCAGCAGATCATCCGGCCGACCGGCCTGATCGACCCCGAGGTGATCGTCAAGCCGACCAAGGGCCAGATCGACGACCTGATCCACGAGATCCGCGAGCGGGCCGACAAGGGGGAGCGGGTCCTGGTCACGACGCTGACCAAGAAGATGTCCGAGGACCTCACCGACTACCTCCTCGACGCCGGCATCCGCACGCGCTATCTCCACTCCGAGATCGACACCCTCAAGCGGATCGAGCTGCTGCGAGACCTGCGGCTGGGCGAATACGACGTGCTCGTCGGGATCAACCTGCTCCGCGAGGGCCTCGACCTGCCCGAGGTGTCCCTGGTGGCGATCCTCGATGCCGACAAGGAGGGCTTCCTGCGCTCCGACAAGTCGTTGATCCAGACGATCGGGCGTGCCGCACGCAACGTCTCGGGGCAGGTCCACATGTATGCCGACAAGATCACTCCCTCCATGGCGGCAGCCATTGACGAGACCAACCGCCGACGTGCCATCCAGGTGGCCTACAACACCGAGCGCGGCATCGACCCGCAGCCGCTGCGGAAGAAGATCGCCGACATCACCGAGATGCTGGCGCGCGAGGACGAGAGCACCCAGGAGCTGCTCCAGACGTGGGCCGACGTGGGCCAGAAGGGCCGGGCCGGCGGGGTGAAGGCCGGCAAGTCACCGACCCCGGCGCTGTCGCGCATCCACGCCCGCAACCCCGACACCGCGGGCATCCCGAGCGCCGACCTGGCCGAGCTCATCCAGGAGCTGACCAACCAGATGAAGACGGCGGCCGCGGAGCTCCAGTTCGAGGTGGCGGCCAGGATCCGCGACGAGGTCAACGACCTCAAGCGCGAGCTGCGCCAGATGATGGAAGCCACGAAGTAG
- a CDS encoding phospholipase D-like domain-containing protein, with amino-acid sequence MTPARVLTYLRRGLLAFFGVPFLLAVGMSVVDSYRRRGKKPKPFPVSPPQTVSVGDGELTTYTYGRDVYEDMLAAIEGAEKQILFETYIWKGDEVGGRFKAALAAAARRGVEVYCVYDGFANLVVSPGFKHFPPGMRVLRYPVYAAGLKFWDVKRYGRDHRKILVVDDEVAFVGGFNVGTPYATEWRDTHVRVTGPEVWDLKRAFADFWNLNRRHRLGRSERPLLLETASEWEPRVRIHRNVPRLWVFPIRNMYLEAISRATKNVWLTTAYFIPDADFVDALCLAARRGVDVRILLPLKSNHVVADWLSRGYYSQLLEAGVRVLRYRDAMVHAKTATIDGSWTTVGTANIDRLSLSGNYEINIEVIDEGFAEVMENIFATDQTNALELTLGEWEARDLHRKFTEAVLAPLRPLL; translated from the coding sequence GTGACCCCCGCGCGCGTGCTGACCTATCTGCGCCGCGGGCTGCTTGCCTTCTTCGGTGTGCCCTTCCTGCTGGCGGTCGGGATGTCGGTGGTCGACTCCTATCGCCGGCGGGGGAAGAAGCCCAAGCCCTTCCCGGTCTCCCCTCCGCAGACGGTGTCCGTGGGCGACGGTGAGCTCACGACCTACACCTACGGTCGCGACGTCTATGAAGACATGCTGGCGGCGATCGAAGGGGCCGAGAAGCAGATCCTCTTCGAGACCTACATCTGGAAGGGGGACGAGGTCGGTGGCCGTTTCAAGGCGGCGCTGGCGGCGGCCGCCAGGCGCGGGGTCGAGGTCTACTGCGTCTACGACGGCTTCGCCAACCTCGTGGTCTCCCCCGGCTTCAAGCACTTCCCGCCCGGGATGCGGGTGCTCCGCTATCCCGTCTATGCGGCCGGCCTGAAGTTCTGGGACGTGAAGCGCTACGGACGCGACCACCGCAAGATCCTCGTGGTCGACGACGAGGTCGCCTTCGTGGGCGGCTTCAACGTCGGCACGCCCTACGCCACCGAGTGGCGCGACACCCACGTCCGCGTGACCGGCCCCGAGGTGTGGGACCTCAAGCGCGCCTTCGCCGACTTCTGGAACCTCAACCGACGCCACCGCCTCGGCCGCAGCGAGCGACCGCTGCTCCTCGAGACCGCCTCGGAGTGGGAGCCCCGGGTGCGCATCCACCGCAACGTGCCACGGCTGTGGGTCTTCCCGATCCGCAACATGTATCTCGAGGCGATCAGCCGGGCCACCAAGAACGTGTGGCTCACCACTGCCTACTTCATCCCCGACGCCGACTTCGTCGACGCCCTGTGCCTGGCCGCTCGGCGCGGGGTGGACGTCCGCATCCTCCTTCCCCTCAAGTCCAACCACGTGGTCGCCGACTGGCTCTCGCGCGGCTACTACTCCCAGCTGCTCGAGGCCGGGGTCCGGGTCCTGCGCTATCGCGACGCCATGGTGCATGCCAAGACCGCCACCATCGACGGCAGCTGGACCACCGTCGGGACGGCCAACATCGACCGGCTCAGCCTCAGCGGCAACTACGAGATCAACATCGAGGTCATCGACGAGGGGTTCGCCGAGGTGATGGAGAACATCTTCGCCACCGACCAGACCAACGCCCTCGAGCTCACACTGGGCGAGTGGGAGGCCCGCGACCTGCACCGCAAGTTCACCGAGGCCGTGCTGGCACCGCTGCGGCCCCTGTTGTGA
- a CDS encoding DNA-3-methyladenine glycosylase family protein, with protein sequence MPSQSQTREWRPSWPCPVARVLAQQRRGAGDPTQQVDEAGRIWRAARTPTGPATLCVQSRPGEGLVVGTAWGTGAAWALEQLPALLGADDDPRGFEGHHPAVVEGLRQQPHWRLGRTGIVIESLVPSVLEQKVTGKQAFGSFRELVRRHGEPAPGPVAALRLRLQPEPAVIATIPSWEWLRLGVDHARSRTVVTAVRVAASLERIVEVPGEAERRLTSLPGIGVWTSAEVRQRALGDPDAVSFGDYHLANQVGWALFGRDITDEEMAEALEPYRPQRGRAAAMAMAGGPTRPRRGPRMSVPTHLPTR encoded by the coding sequence ATGCCGTCGCAGTCGCAGACCCGGGAATGGCGCCCGTCGTGGCCGTGTCCGGTCGCGCGCGTGCTCGCCCAGCAGCGGCGCGGGGCCGGTGACCCGACCCAACAGGTCGATGAGGCAGGACGGATCTGGCGCGCCGCACGCACGCCGACGGGCCCGGCCACCCTCTGCGTGCAGTCACGCCCGGGCGAGGGCCTGGTCGTCGGTACGGCGTGGGGAACCGGTGCCGCCTGGGCGCTGGAGCAGCTGCCGGCCCTGCTCGGGGCGGACGACGATCCCAGGGGATTCGAGGGTCACCACCCCGCCGTGGTCGAGGGGCTCAGGCAGCAGCCGCACTGGCGCCTGGGCCGCACCGGGATCGTCATCGAGTCACTCGTGCCGTCGGTCCTCGAGCAGAAGGTCACCGGCAAGCAGGCGTTCGGCTCCTTTCGCGAGCTGGTGCGACGCCACGGGGAGCCCGCGCCCGGACCCGTCGCGGCCCTGCGACTGCGGCTGCAGCCCGAGCCGGCGGTGATCGCCACCATCCCGTCCTGGGAGTGGTTGCGGCTGGGTGTGGACCACGCCCGCTCCCGCACGGTGGTGACGGCGGTCCGTGTCGCGGCCTCGCTGGAGCGCATCGTCGAGGTCCCCGGCGAGGCCGAGCGCAGGCTCACGTCGCTGCCCGGGATCGGGGTGTGGACCAGCGCCGAGGTGCGTCAGCGCGCGCTGGGCGACCCGGACGCCGTGAGCTTCGGGGACTACCACCTGGCCAACCAGGTCGGCTGGGCGCTCTTCGGTCGCGACATCACCGACGAGGAGATGGCTGAGGCCCTCGAGCCCTATCGTCCCCAACGGGGCAGGGCAGCCGCGATGGCGATGGCAGGCGGCCCCACGCGCCCCCGTCGGGGGCCGCGGATGAGCGTGCCGACCCACCTGCCGACGCGGTGA
- a CDS encoding tryptophan 2,3-dioxygenase: MGNKRDIEPSIERDFSSQMSYGDYLRLDLLLAAQQPQSEPQLHDELLFIVQHQTSELWLKLMVHELRSARSLLAHDELAPALKRLARIKHIQRTLTDQWSVLATLTPSEYAEIRPFLATSSGFQSAQYREVEFLLGNKDADMVKVFDHDPSARDELATLLTEPSLYDEFLAYLARRGYAVPADVLDRDVTLPHTSSTGLIDVFAEVYAAPDAHWGVYETCEELVDVEDNFQQWRFRHLQVVQRVIGHKTGTGGSSGVSFLRRALDLTFFPELYEVRSRIGG; the protein is encoded by the coding sequence ATGGGCAACAAGCGAGACATCGAACCGAGCATCGAGCGAGACTTCAGCAGCCAGATGTCGTACGGCGACTACCTGCGCCTCGACCTCCTGCTGGCCGCCCAGCAGCCCCAGTCCGAGCCGCAGCTGCACGACGAGCTGCTCTTCATCGTCCAGCACCAGACCTCCGAGCTGTGGCTCAAGCTGATGGTCCACGAGCTCCGGTCGGCGCGGTCGCTGCTGGCTCACGACGAGCTCGCCCCCGCGCTGAAGCGACTGGCCCGGATCAAGCACATCCAGCGCACGCTCACCGACCAGTGGTCGGTGCTGGCCACGCTCACGCCGAGTGAATACGCCGAGATCCGTCCGTTCCTGGCCACCTCCTCGGGCTTCCAGTCCGCGCAATATCGCGAGGTCGAGTTCCTGCTCGGCAACAAGGACGCCGACATGGTGAAGGTCTTCGACCACGACCCGTCCGCACGCGACGAGCTGGCGACCCTGCTCACCGAGCCGTCGCTGTACGACGAGTTCCTCGCCTACCTCGCGCGGCGGGGCTACGCGGTGCCGGCCGACGTGCTGGACCGTGACGTGACACTCCCCCACACGTCCTCGACCGGACTCATCGACGTGTTCGCGGAGGTCTACGCCGCACCCGACGCCCATTGGGGCGTCTACGAGACCTGCGAGGAGCTCGTCGACGTCGAGGACAACTTCCAGCAGTGGCGCTTCCGACACCTGCAGGTCGTCCAGCGCGTCATCGGCCACAAGACCGGCACTGGCGGCTCCTCGGGCGTCAGCTTCCTCCGCCGGGCCCTCGACCTGACCTTCTTCCCCGAGCTCTACGAGGTCCGCTCCCGCATCGGGGGCTGA